In Enterobacter cloacae, the following are encoded in one genomic region:
- a CDS encoding tryptophan permease produces MATLTTTQTSPSLLGGVVIIGGTIIGAGMFSLPVVMSGAWFFWSLAALVFTWFCMLHSGLMILEANLNYRIGSSFDTITKDLLGKGWNLVNGLSIAFVLYILTYAYISASGSILHHTFAEMSLNVPARLAGLCFALGVAFIVWLSTKAVSRMTAIVLGAKVITFFLTFGSLLGHVTPATLFNVAEANTSYTPYLLMTLPFCLASFGYHGNVPSLMKYYGKDPRTIVKCLVYGTLLALGLYVIWLLGTMGNIPRPEFIGIAQKGGNIDVLVQALSGVLNSRSLDLLLVVFSNFAVASSFLGVTLGLFDYLADLFGFDDSAMGRFKTALLTFLPPVVGGLLWPNGFLYAIGYAGLAATIWAAIVPALLARKSRKRFGSPKFRVWGGKPMIALILVFGVGNALVHVLSSFNLLPVYP; encoded by the coding sequence ATGGCGACACTAACCACCACCCAAACGTCACCTTCGCTGCTTGGCGGCGTGGTGATCATCGGCGGAACCATCATTGGTGCCGGGATGTTTTCCCTGCCAGTGGTTATGTCCGGTGCGTGGTTCTTCTGGTCGCTGGCGGCGCTGGTCTTTACCTGGTTCTGTATGCTCCATTCCGGGTTGATGATCCTCGAAGCTAACCTGAACTACCGCATCGGTTCGAGCTTCGACACCATCACCAAAGACCTGCTGGGCAAAGGCTGGAACCTGGTGAACGGCCTCTCCATTGCATTTGTGCTCTATATCCTCACCTACGCATACATTTCTGCGAGTGGTTCGATTCTGCACCATACCTTTGCGGAGATGTCGCTGAACGTCCCGGCCCGTCTGGCGGGGCTATGCTTCGCGCTGGGCGTGGCGTTTATTGTCTGGCTGAGTACCAAAGCGGTCAGTCGCATGACGGCAATCGTGCTGGGTGCGAAGGTCATTACCTTCTTCCTGACATTCGGCAGCCTGCTGGGGCACGTTACCCCGGCGACGCTGTTTAACGTGGCAGAAGCGAATACCTCTTATACGCCGTACCTGTTGATGACCTTGCCGTTCTGTCTGGCGTCGTTTGGCTATCACGGTAACGTGCCGAGTCTGATGAAGTACTATGGCAAAGATCCGCGCACCATTGTGAAGTGTCTGGTCTACGGTACGCTGCTGGCGCTGGGACTGTATGTAATTTGGCTGCTGGGGACGATGGGTAACATTCCGCGCCCTGAATTTATCGGTATTGCACAGAAGGGCGGTAACATTGATGTGCTGGTTCAGGCACTGAGCGGGGTACTGAACAGCCGCAGTCTGGATCTGCTGTTGGTGGTGTTCTCCAACTTTGCCGTGGCGAGTTCCTTCCTCGGCGTAACCCTGGGTCTGTTTGATTATCTGGCGGATCTGTTTGGCTTTGATGATTCGGCAATGGGGCGTTTCAAAACCGCGCTGTTGACCTTCCTGCCGCCGGTTGTCGGTGGTCTGCTGTGGCCGAACGGTTTCCTGTACGCCATTGGCTATGCCGGGTTGGCTGCGACTATCTGGGCGGCAATTGTCCCGGCACTGCTGGCGCGTAAATCACGTAAACGCTTCGGTAGCCCGAAATTCCGCGTCTGGGGCGGCAAACCGATGATTGCGCTGATTCTGGTGTTCGGTGTTGGCAACGCGCTGGTTCACGTCCTGTCGAGTTTTAACCTGCTGCCTGTCTACCCGTAA
- a CDS encoding U32 family peptidase, with translation MKYSLGPVLYYWSKETLEDFYQQAATSSADVIYLGEAVCSKRRATKVGDWLDMAKSLAGSGKQVVLSTLALVQASSELGELKRYVENGEFLLEASDLGVVNMCAERKLPFVAGHALNCYNAVTLRLLLKQGMTRWCMPVELSRDWLANLLTQCEELGIRNQFEVEVLSYGHLPLAYSARCFTARSEDRPKDECETCCIKYPNGRSMLSQENQQVFVLNGIQTMSGYVYNLGNELASMKGLVDVVRLSPLDTEVFAMLDAFRANENGASPLALTANSDCNGYWKRLAGLELQA, from the coding sequence ATGAAATATTCATTAGGGCCAGTGCTCTACTACTGGTCAAAAGAGACGCTGGAAGATTTTTATCAACAGGCCGCGACCAGCAGCGCAGATGTGATTTACCTCGGCGAAGCGGTATGCAGCAAGCGCCGGGCAACAAAAGTGGGTGACTGGCTGGATATGGCCAAAAGCCTGGCGGGAAGTGGCAAACAGGTTGTGTTGTCGACGCTGGCACTGGTTCAGGCCTCATCTGAACTGGGTGAGCTGAAGCGCTATGTCGAAAACGGTGAGTTCCTTCTGGAGGCCAGCGATTTAGGCGTGGTGAATATGTGCGCCGAACGCAAACTGCCGTTTGTCGCCGGACATGCGCTGAACTGCTATAACGCGGTGACACTGCGCCTGTTGCTGAAACAGGGTATGACCCGCTGGTGTATGCCGGTAGAACTCTCCCGCGACTGGCTGGCAAACCTGCTGACTCAGTGCGAAGAGCTGGGGATCCGCAATCAGTTTGAAGTGGAAGTGCTGAGCTACGGGCATCTGCCGCTGGCCTACTCCGCGCGTTGTTTTACCGCCCGTTCGGAAGACCGTCCGAAAGACGAATGCGAAACCTGCTGTATAAAATACCCAAACGGACGCAGTATGCTGTCGCAGGAAAATCAGCAGGTATTTGTCCTCAACGGTATTCAGACCATGAGTGGCTATGTCTATAACCTCGGCAACGAGCTGGCATCGATGAAAGGGCTGGTGGACGTGGTACGCCTGTCACCGCTGGATACGGAAGTCTTCGCGATGCTGGACGCATTCCGCGCCAATGAAAACGGTGCCTCTCCCCTGGCGCTGACGGCCAACAGCGACTGTAATGGCTACTGGAAACGCCTCGCCGGGCTGGAGCTGCAGGCGTAA
- the deaD gene encoding ATP-dependent RNA helicase DeaD — protein sequence MAEFETTFADLGLKAPILEALNDLGYEKPSPIQAECIPHLLSGRDVLGMAQTGSGKTAAFSLPLLNNIDPDLRAPQILVLAPTRELAVQVAEAMTEFSKHMRGVNVVALYGGQRYDVQLRALRQGPQIVVGTPGRLLDHLKRGTLDLSKLSGLVLDEADEMLRMGFIEDVETIMAQIPEGHQTALFSATMPEAIRRITRRFMKEPQEVRIQSSVTTRPDISQSYWSVYGMRKNEALVRFLEAEDFDAAIIFVRTKNATLEVAEALERSGYNSAALNGDMNQALREQTLERLKDGRLDILIATDVAARGLDVERISLVVNYDIPMDSESYVHRIGRTGRAGRAGRALLFVENRERRLLRNIERTMKLTIPEADLPNADLLGKRRLEKFAAKVQQQLESSDLDQYRALLSQIQPVAEGEELDMETLAAALLKMAQGERSLIVPPDAPMRPKREFRDRDDRFERRGDRNDRGPRGDRPERGGEDRPRRERRDAGEMELYRIEVGRDDGVEVRHIVGAIANEGDISSRYIGNIKLFGSHSTIELPKGMPGEVLQHFTRTRILNKPMNMQLLGDAQPRPDRGGERRGGGRGFGGERREGGRSEGRGGEGRRFSGERRESRGPRRDEGSSRRRDA from the coding sequence ATGGCTGAATTCGAAACCACTTTTGCAGATCTGGGCCTGAAGGCTCCTATCCTTGAAGCCCTTAACGATCTGGGTTACGAAAAACCATCTCCGATCCAGGCAGAATGTATCCCACATCTGCTCTCTGGTCGTGACGTGCTGGGCATGGCCCAGACTGGTAGCGGTAAAACTGCGGCGTTCTCGCTGCCGCTGCTGAACAACATCGATCCCGATCTGCGTGCTCCGCAGATCCTCGTCCTGGCTCCAACCCGTGAACTGGCTGTTCAGGTTGCAGAAGCAATGACGGAATTCTCTAAACATATGCGCGGCGTAAACGTGGTAGCCCTGTACGGCGGCCAGCGTTATGACGTGCAGTTACGCGCCCTGCGCCAGGGTCCACAGATTGTTGTCGGTACGCCGGGCCGTCTGCTGGATCACCTGAAGCGCGGTACTCTGGATCTCTCTAAACTGAGCGGCCTGGTACTGGATGAAGCAGATGAAATGCTGCGTATGGGCTTCATCGAAGACGTAGAAACCATCATGGCGCAGATCCCGGAAGGTCATCAGACCGCACTGTTCTCTGCAACCATGCCAGAAGCAATTCGTCGCATTACCCGCCGCTTCATGAAAGAGCCGCAGGAAGTGCGTATTCAGTCCAGCGTTACCACTCGCCCGGACATCAGCCAGAGCTACTGGTCTGTGTACGGCATGCGCAAAAACGAAGCGCTGGTACGTTTCCTGGAAGCGGAAGATTTTGATGCGGCGATTATCTTCGTTCGTACCAAAAACGCGACCCTGGAAGTGGCTGAAGCTCTGGAGCGTAGCGGCTACAACAGCGCAGCGCTGAACGGCGACATGAACCAGGCCCTGCGTGAGCAGACTCTGGAGCGTCTGAAAGACGGTCGTCTGGATATCCTGATTGCAACCGACGTGGCAGCACGTGGGCTGGACGTTGAACGTATCAGCCTGGTTGTGAACTACGACATCCCAATGGATTCCGAGTCTTACGTTCACCGTATCGGCCGTACAGGTCGTGCAGGTCGTGCTGGCCGTGCGCTGCTGTTCGTTGAGAACCGCGAGCGTCGTCTGCTGCGTAACATCGAACGTACTATGAAGCTGACCATTCCAGAAGCTGACCTGCCAAACGCAGATCTGCTGGGTAAACGCCGCCTGGAAAAATTCGCCGCCAAAGTCCAGCAGCAGCTGGAAAGCAGCGATCTGGATCAGTACCGTGCGCTGCTGTCGCAGATCCAGCCTGTTGCTGAAGGCGAAGAACTGGACATGGAAACCCTGGCTGCAGCACTGCTGAAAATGGCTCAGGGCGAACGTAGCCTGATCGTGCCACCAGATGCACCGATGCGTCCTAAGCGTGAATTCCGTGACCGTGACGATCGTTTCGAACGTCGTGGCGACCGTAATGACCGTGGCCCACGTGGTGACCGTCCAGAGCGTGGCGGTGAAGACCGTCCACGTCGTGAGCGTCGTGACGCTGGCGAAATGGAACTGTACCGCATTGAAGTTGGCCGTGATGATGGTGTTGAAGTTCGTCACATCGTTGGAGCGATCGCTAACGAAGGCGACATCAGCAGCCGTTACATTGGTAACATCAAGCTGTTCGGTTCTCACTCCACCATCGAGCTGCCAAAAGGTATGCCGGGCGAAGTACTGCAGCACTTTACTCGCACCCGTATCCTGAACAAGCCGATGAACATGCAGCTGCTGGGCGATGCACAGCCACGTCCTGACCGTGGTGGCGAACGTCGTGGCGGTGGTCGTGGTTTCGGTGGCGAACGTCGTGAAGGCGGTCGCAGCGAAGGTCGCGGTGGTGAAGGTCGTCGTTTCTCCGGCGAACGTCGCGAAAGCCGTGGCCCACGTCGTGACGAAGGCTCAAGCCGTCGCCGTGACGCGTAA